The window CAGTTTTTACTTAATAAAGGTGTCATCCATCATAAGTCATGTCCCTATACCCCAGAGCAGAATGGTCTAACTGAAAGAAAGCATAGACACATCCTTGAGATAGTCATTACTGTTAGATCCCTCATTACCCAGGGTAGTGGATCCCCTATGCCTTATATGTGCATGCTCACCTCCtttagcacgaggtcttttgggaaatcactggcttcggattccatcggaactccgaagttaagtgagttcgggtGAGAGtagtcctaggatgggtgacccgcTAGGAAGTTCTCACatgagttcctaaaaacaaaatcgtAAGGGCGTGGTTAGGGcccaaagtgaacaatatcatgctacggcagagtcgagcctgggatgtggtggagcccgggttgagatgtgacaatttggtatcagagccactctacCGTTCGGTGCAGATGTGCCGGCGAAGACGTTGGGTTCCCCTTAAGTGGGGTGGATtataagatcccacatcgaccaacggaaatgaggtgatgtgccttatatgtatatgatcccctccctatagcacgaggcattttgggagctcgtTGGCTTCGGATTCTCagatgagttcccagaaacaaaaccgtgagggtgtggttagggtccaaaacggacaatattgtgctacggcggagACGAAGCCGGgctgtgacaatttggtatcagagctaatccttagccggaagtgtgccgacgaggacattgggcccctaaggggggtggattgttagatcccacatcgcccaggagagTGGATCATTTATGCCTTATATGTGCATGCTCACCTCatttagcacgaggccttttgggaactcactggctttggattccattggaactctgaagttaagtgagttcgggcgagagcaatcctaggatgggtgacccactgggaagttcttgcatgagttcctagaaacaaaaccatgagggcatagtcagggcccaaaacggataatatcgtgctacggcataGTCGAGCTCGGGATATAGTGGAGCCCGAGGGTATGCATGTCAATATAAGGGTTACTTATGTCTTAATCCAGTTTATGAAAAAATCCTTGTTTCAGGGCATATATTGTTTGATGATGAGAGTTTTCCTTATTCTTCTTGCATTCAATCTATTGGTGCATCTTCATCATATgcatcttcatcatcctctgCATTACACACTCCACATTTGGTCCTTTCACAAAATGTCACAGTTTCATCACTTCCCATTCAATCTTTTTCTTTACCCTTTTGAGCTATAGAGTCCTCTTTTATTGCAACCTCTAATGCCTCAAAGTGTTCCAATACACACATTCCTAGAGCTCCAAAGTCTTTTCCTACCACATTATCAACCTCTGCATCCTCTACACAGTCTGTTGTCCCTAGTGATCCAGACTTTCTGAAAATCTGCAAGTTGTCTTTCCTGTTCCTACTGTGAATGTGCACCCTATGCAAACTAGGTCCAAAAGTGGGATAAGTAAAAAGAAGGCTTTCTCTGCAAGTGTTTAGTCCTCTGTTGATGTTATAGAACCTACAACCTTTAAGGTAGCTAATAAAGTTCCTAAATGGAAAGTTGTTATGCAAGAAGAAGTAGATGCTTTGCATGCTCAAAATACCTGGACATTGGTTTCAATGCCTCCAGATAAGAATTTAGTGGGATGCAAGTGGGTTTATAGGCTCAAGAGGCATCCAGATGGTTCCATAGCCAGATACAAGGCTCGATTAGTAGCTAAAGGCTACAGTTAAGAATAGGGTATTGATTATACTAAGACCTTCAGTCCAGTTGTCAAACCCACTACAGTTAGGTTAATCTTAGCCTTGGCTGCACAGTTCAAATGGTCACTAAGGTAGTTGGAttttaaaaatgcatttttgcatggtgatCTTTATAAAGAAGTCTATATGTCTCAGCCACATGGGTTTCAAAGTGCAAATCATCCTTCTCATTATGTTTGAAAGCTTAACAACtctttgtatggtttgaaacaagctcCTTAAGCTTGGAATGAGAAATTCACTAGCTATTTGCCTGGATTGAGTTTTAAATCTTCCCTTGCAGATCTTTCCTTATTTGTTCAACATTCTTCTCTTGGCACTGTGGTTCTTTtgctatatgtggatgatatcatcCTTACTAGGAGTTCTTTTGAGTTAATTGATGCAGTTATTACAGACTTGACaaaggattttgatatgaagGATCTAGGGCAATTGcactatttttttggtttggaaaTAAATTATTTGTCTACAGGTCTATTTGTTTCACAAACCAAGTATCTCAGGGATCTCCTTCACAAGGTTGATTTACAGGACTCTAAACCATGTGCTACTCCTTGTTTACACTATCACAGGTTACTTAAATATAAAGGTACTCCTTATCACAGCCCTGAACAATACAGAAGTATAGTAGGTGCTTTGCATTATTTAACATTCACTAGGCCTGATATTGCTTTCTCAGTGAATCAGTGTTGTCAGTTTATGCATACTCCTATGGATTCTCATGTTGTGGCTGTCAAGATGATCTTAAGGTATCTCAGTGGTATTTTGGAGCTCTTGCCATTGCAGCAGCTGAGTTGGCATGGATTAGGCAGATGCTATGTGATTTGCATATCCCTTTTGGTGGTGCCCCAGTGATATATTGTGATAATATATCGGCTATTGCTCTTTCCTCTAATCATGTGTTCCATTCCAGAGTGAAGCATATAGAAATAGACTATCATTTTGTCAGAGAGAGGGTTATTCGAGGATACCTCAATGTTCAACATGTTTCTTCCAATGAGCAGTTTGAAGACATCTTAACCAAGGGCTTGTCTAATTCTTTGTTTCATCAACATTGTTCCAATCTTATGCTTGGATCATCCAAGCATATAATTGAGGGGAAATGTAAGAATATGAAGGTTCCAAATGATGACAGGTGTCAAGAAGTTAAGCAGTAAGTTGTTAGGTTGTTAAAAACAGTTAGTGGAATATACTTAGTGTGTAAGAAAAGTTGTGactatatatatacttgtattGCTACTGTAAAGATCATTCATTCAATACAATTGAGATATTATTCAGTGATAATTTTCTTCTCTTCGAAGCTTTCCTCTTCTCTCTGTATATGCTTTATCTCTCTGATAACACCATTGCAGAAGTTTCATCTTCTGCATCTTAACAGATGGAACCACGAACAATCTTAATTACCATGTTTATCACAAATTACAGAAACAAAAATGGccgaaataaattttaaaaatatatataaacagaaAGTATTTAATTTTGGAATATTCAACTGATTTATGCATCCCATTACCTTTTGCAAAAGAAATAAGAGTAAACTGTCATTTAACCCCCTAAACTATCACGTGAGTGTCAATTTCCTCCCTGAACTATTTTTTCAGCCAATTGACCCCTAAACTATGTTAAAGTGGCCAAATCACCCCATACCGTTAAGTATCTTTAACTCCATCTAATTTTCTGATAGAAAGTGTCATGTGCTTGGCACATGACCACCTTTTTACATTTTCTGTCTAAatctttacaaagaaaacatataaaacaaatattaaaaaaaatcaaacaaaccctaaacttaatcattcaaaataatagataaagtaaggctttttatattaacaccccacaaaatgttgaatgcaccccgtattaaaatttaatattaaatgacttatttactccactatgcaataacaattttgaccttattaggttgtaaaaaaaaaaatataaatacacccgaaatcacttttagcgtattatttatcttctcaactatcaaaaccctctcatcctccattgttgaacaaaaccctaactaatgaaactacaaacatattgattgagaaaaattgtttttgacaaatgaaacacgaaatcgatgtttctgaagcttcacatgaggtaagacttcacatttttcattgttttagtgatttcgatgacatcgataattatttaatcttgcgtttgcttcattatttaaacttctatattcatattcatcttttagggttcatattgaaaaataatgcagcaaacacaagattaaataattatcgatgtcatcgaaatcactaaaacaatgaaaaatgtgaagtcttacctcatgtgaagcttcagaaatatcgatttcgtgtttcattcgtcaaaaacaatttttcttaatcaacatgtttgtagtttcattggttagagttttgttcaacaatggaggatgaGAGGGTTTTTGTGACAACtcgtcccaaattttattattttataaattttaaaaatatgaaattacgAATATGCCCTAAAGGCGAGAATTTTGACTTCTATTGACCATCGTCTAGAGgaacgtatgacttattcttttggcGTACTTGTGTAATATTCGTTAGTACAAACGCATATGCGAAAACCATTTGCAAGtccgaattataacggtatagatACGGACGTTTGGAGTTGTGAACTATATATTGTGCGAATTATAACGATATAGATACGGAGTCCTAGTAgacattctgggtcggggtgtgtcagttttgatagttgagaagataaataatccACTacaagtgatttggggtgtatttatatttttttttaaacctaataaggtcaaaattaccATTGTATAGTgaagtaaataagtcatttaatattaaattttaatatggagtgcattcaacattttgtggggtgttaatataagaaacccttactttttctattattttgaatgattaagtttagggtttgtatgtttttttttttaatatttgttttatatgttttctttgtaaagatTTAGACAGAAAATGTAAAAAGGTGGTCATGTGCCAAGCACATGACACTTTCTAATAAAAAATTAGATGGAGTTAAAGATACTTAACGGTAGAGAGTGAATTGGTCACTTTGACATAGTTTAGAGGGTCAATTGGctgaaaaaataattcaagaaGAATTGACACTCACGTGATAGTTTAGAAGGTTTACTCAAGAAATAAAGCAAACTAAAGCGAGAACGACTTACCTACACTCCCTCAGGCTATCGTGGCACTGGCACCTGAACAGAATAACGTGACATTgagtttttgtgttttcttgAGTAATCGGATTAATATCTCGATAGCATAAAAtccctctcatttttttttgggacaaaAAATCCCTCTCATTTTGCACCACTACAAACCAGAAGCTTCTCCTCTGCCGTTTTATACTCTGTACCCCAAAAATCCATTGCTCCtggatctctctctatctcactctgttttttttttttttttttaagaaataatttgaataaaaaatctAGGCACAGATGCAGTAATTATTTAATTACTTTATTTATTCAGATTTCCTCCAGTCAttgcttccttcttcttcatcaccCAGAaccagaagaaagaaagaaacccaTTTAGCTgaagaactctctctctctctctctctctctctcagcaaTGGGAGCTTCAAAGACCAAAACTTTACCACATTTTCCATCATTTCGCTTCATTTTCTCACTTTTTCTCACACTTTCTGGCACTTTCCTCCCAACCCATTTCTGCTCAGCTCAGCAGCAGCAACCCATCAAAACTGTCGTCGTTTTGGTCATGGAAAACCGCTCCTTCGACCACATGCTGGGTTGGATGAAGAAATCCGTCAACCCAGCAATCAACGGCGTCACTGGCAAAGAATGTAACCCGGTCTCCACCAAACCCGCTGAGCCGACAaaatccatttgcttctccgaCGACGCCGAGTTCGTGGATCCGGATCCGCGTCACTCTTTCGAAGCGGTTGAGCAGCAGGTTTTCGGGTCGGGTCCCCTCCCGTCAATGACCGGGTTCGTCGAACAAGCATTGTCAATGTCCCAAAACCTCTCCGAAACCGTCATGAAAGGCTTCAGACCGGAATCCGTCCCGGTCTACGCGGCCCTGGTCCGCGAATTCGCGGTGTTCGATCGATGGTTCTCTTCAATTCCAGGTCCGACCCAACCGAACCGGTTGTTTGTCTACTCCGCAACTTCCCACGGATCAACCAGCCACGTCAAGAAACAATTAGCTTCCGGGTACCCACAAAAAACAATCTTCGATTCGGTCCATGAAAACGGGTTGGATTTCGGGGTGTACTTCCAGACCACCCCGACAACGATGTTCTACCGAAACATGCGGAAACTGAAGTACACTTTAAAGTTCCACCAGTACGATTTGAAGTTTAAGAAAGATGCTCGGAAGGGGAAGCTCCCGAGCTTGACGGTAATCGAACCGCGTTACTTCGACCTCAAGGGGATGCCGGCGAACGACGACCACCCGTCGCATGATGTCGCCAATGGTCAGAGGTTGGTTAAGGATGTTTATGAGACATTGAGGGCGAGTCCTCAGTGGAATGAGACGCTGTTGGTGATTACGTACGACGAGCATGGAGGGTTTTTCGATCACGTCCAGACTCCGTATGTTAATGTTCCGAACCCGGATGGGAATAGCGGTCCGGCtccttatttttttaagtttgatCGGCTCGGAGTTCGGGTGCCGACGATTATGGTGTCGCCGTGGATTAAGAAGGGGACTGGTAAGATTGTATTGGCATTGTTTTCGAATGTGTTTGCATAACTACATTGAATGCTGGATGTGTTTAACTTTTATGGTAGCAATATTAGGTGGATATTGGTTCATTAGCTTGTTCTGCATGATcatttaatatcatttggtttgATTCTGTTGTGGCACGTTTGAACTGCTATTGTAGGAAGTACTTATGCTCATAAGCGCTCTAGTAGAAGATCTTTCGATAGAAATTCAAGTGTTTTCTGAAAAAATAGTTGGAAGCGCTTTCTGAAGAAGCATATGATGGGTGCTTACCAGAAAGAGCTTGTAAGACCCAAAACCCCCTATAATATTTCCATCAAAACCCAGTCATAACCGTTTTTGTCCCCTCCAGAAGCAATCCCAAACAGACGCTTAAATTGTCTTCAAGTATCGAAATTAAATTGGATTAGTTGGTTTTTTTCCCAGTGAAAAATTTCTTGTACACACTGTTTCTGTGGATTAAGTAGAAGTAGAATTTGGTTGGTGGGCCGTTGAGTTCAATTTGCTAAGTTGTGCTCCCGGTCTTTTTGCTGTTATTTGCAAGGGGTTTGGTTGGTGCCTATTTAACATAGGTGCAAATTGTTGAGCATCTTAGATCAATAAGGGTTTTTCTGTTTGACTTCCATTTTTCCTTGCACTGatgtttgtttggttttgcAGTGATGAGCGGTCCTCAAGGACCTACACCGAACTCTGAGTTCGAGCACTCCTCGATCCCGGCCACCATAAAGAAAATCTTCAACCTCAACTCTAACTTCTTGACTCACAGAGACGCATGGGCGGGGACGTTCGAGCAAGTTGTTGGGCAATTATCGTCTCCCAGGACTGACTGCCCAGGTATCTATCATATTCTATACCCCCAATTACATAAGGAATTTTATGCAACATTCATTATAAAAGTCGTTTATAGAAGTTTTACAAAGTAACCGAATTTTGAAGCGTCTGCAGTTGTCAGAAAGCGCTTTTGCCCCTTTCATTAGCAATCCCAAATAGACAAGAAGATACATTTGTTATTGTGGGCATATTTGAAGCTGACAGTGGAAGAAAACTGACTCTGTATCCTATCCCGCTGAATTCTTGCAGTGACCTTGCCGGACGTAGTGCCTTTGAGGAAAACTGAGGCCAAGGAAGACGGTAATTTATCGGAGTTTCAGGGCGAGGTAGTGCAGTTAGCGGCTGTACTCAACGGCGACCACTACTTGAGCAGCTACCCGGACGAAATGAGCAAGAAGATGAGTGTGAGGGAAGCTCATGAGTATGTGAAAGGTGCAGTTTCAAGGTTCATTAGAGCAAGCAAAGAGGCTATAAAATTGGGAGCAGATGAGTCAGCAATTGTAGATATGAGATCTTCCCTCACAACTAGGTcatcaaatattaaaaattaaattggatcctcctcctcctcctcctcctcctcctcctggggTTGGGTCTCTCTATAAATACGTCATGTTTGTGTTCATGTCccatataaacaaagtttaggaatttttcatatttatttgATTGGGTTTGTAGTCGTAGAaatgcaacaacaacaaaggaAGTACCATTTGATAAGAGTTATTTttgctttcttttcctttcatacAACCGATAATTACATTTGAATTACAGAAAGGGAGATTCAAATTTGGATGCAGACTGAGATTCAAACCTGCATTATTCGGTTTTCTATAACTAAAATCCATGGGCGTGTTTGTGCAAACAGAAAGGAAACTGCAATTAATTCTAATACTTTGGGCCTCCCTGCATTTACTAAATTACTAATGCATGAGTATTAGTATTAGGGTAGTGCTATTCATACATCCATTTTTattctcacacatttttcaaatttggaccgtcggatcaaatgaatttaaggagatcaatgacaaaaaattaacaagagtatGTGGAAGGTAAAAATGGGTATGTGAACAACACTTTCCTAGAATTATTACAACTATCGACTTTAACCGTGTTTAGTAAGACATGAATAAAAACGGTGCATTTTGTTCACTAACCTTAACTGGTGGTAATGCAAATCATCATACTACCAAGGAAATTCACAAGAACAATAAGAGAGGATGAAGAAAGTAAATAGGAAATTCAGGGACAATAAGAGAGGATGAAGAAAATCACTGACCAGTTGGGTTGATATGCTCCAAAGTTTTGAATCCATGGTCTAGaggtttcttattttttttatttgttcatgCTTCTTATTTTTGTTAGGGATCTTTAGTTTAAATACCAATTATAAGAGGCTGAGCTACTCTCtttattgccaattgattttgtgataaaacctcaactttcttcacatATTAGATACCAATGGAAAGTCAACTAAAACAATTCTATAAGTACTACTATAATTCAAAATAACTACATGATTGTCAATCAATCCTACCACGTTTCTCGACCGGTCAACTTTTTCCTGCGACTGATTGATCAAATTTTCGATGATCAGCCATTCAAATTTTTCGGTCTCAATGTCATTGTCTAACATTGACCTTTAAAAAAACAAGTTAAGTGATGAATTTCTCTTCAATTCTCTAATTTTATTGTGTATAcatataataaaaaacaataaaatcatATAGCAAAACATAATTGAAGGTGAAAAGTTGCACATATATTTTtgggtaaatctcagtttactaccctcatatttcatggttttcaacatttagtacatcaagtttttttcgtcccagagtcatatctaaagtgtaaattttgggacagtctcatacatctgttggTCAAACtattaagtctcccgttaagtgatgccgtgacgcccatgtggacaataaaTGGGCGCTACGTGTCATTAAGGGGTCtacgtggatttttttttcttcttccttctttcttctcgtCAGATGAGGGgttcagtttaaaaaaaaaatcaaaaatcaaaattcaGAGAAGGGAGACAGTTAAAAGTGAAAAAGTGAAAAGTGAAAACCACTTTTCACTCCCCCAGAAATTGCGATCCCCCATCTCTCTTCGAAACCCTACCAACGCACCGTCTCTCCACCTCGCCGTCGCTCGACCTCGCACGCCGTCTTACGTTGCGCAAACCTTTGCACATCAAAGAAGGGAAAATGCATGACAAGGCATTGATGCAGTTGATCACGGCAACTTTATCTCCTGCTGCAATTTCTTGTGCAATTAGCAGTACCAGCTCCAAAGATTTATGGTTCGGGCTTAAAGACCAGTTTTCTACAGTCACAAAAGCAAGTAT is drawn from Malus domestica chromosome 14, GDT2T_hap1 and contains these coding sequences:
- the LOC103450893 gene encoding non-specific phospholipase C6-like, with translation MGASKTKTLPHFPSFRFIFSLFLTLSGTFLPTHFCSAQQQQPIKTVVVLVMENRSFDHMLGWMKKSVNPAINGVTGKECNPVSTKPAEPTKSICFSDDAEFVDPDPRHSFEAVEQQVFGSGPLPSMTGFVEQALSMSQNLSETVMKGFRPESVPVYAALVREFAVFDRWFSSIPGPTQPNRLFVYSATSHGSTSHVKKQLASGYPQKTIFDSVHENGLDFGVYFQTTPTTMFYRNMRKLKYTLKFHQYDLKFKKDARKGKLPSLTVIEPRYFDLKGMPANDDHPSHDVANGQRLVKDVYETLRASPQWNETLLVITYDEHGGFFDHVQTPYVNVPNPDGNSGPAPYFFKFDRLGVRVPTIMVSPWIKKGTVMSGPQGPTPNSEFEHSSIPATIKKIFNLNSNFLTHRDAWAGTFEQVVGQLSSPRTDCPVTLPDVVPLRKTEAKEDGNLSEFQGEVVQLAAVLNGDHYLSSYPDEMSKKMSVREAHEYVKGAVSRFIRASKEAIKLGADESAIVDMRSSLTTRSSNIKN